The Bacillus sp. 2205SS5-2 sequence ATCCAAAATGATAAACTGATACGATAAAGCAACAAACTTTGCGACACAGCCATTTATCAAAAACTATTTGTAAGTATCAGCATTACAATATGCAAAGTCTCTTTTTGTATAGTTTGTACCTAATAGCTACTAAAAATGGATCGTTTCAGACATTTTTCTGAAAATTATATATGAAATAATACAAAAGATAACGCAAACCCTATTATTTCTATGATTTACAACCTTGATAGTACATTTCTAATCACTCAAACGAAGATCGATGATGCGCTTGAGCGCAACTTCATGCTTAGCCTCGAAACGATCGATCACCTGAAACGTTTCACTGTAGGCATCCCAGGAGTGAAGCGTGCCCACCAGTAATTCATAGCGCTTGTTAGTGTAGTGGGTAATGGTGACACACTTCCCGTATTCCATCGCTTCCGCAGCAACGATGTTTAAATCCTCTAGCTGCTGTTCATCTATTTCTTTTTCCTTTTCGAAGCTATCTTCCTTTGACCAGTCTCGAAGTAGCTTCACGTGCTCTGGTAGCATCATCGAGGTCCATTTCATTCTTCCGCGATCACGAATCATCCTTCTCTCTCCTTTCTAGGCTCTATGTCCGCCCACTAACCGGGCCCGGTGTCTTGCCGTTCCTGCGTTTGTATACGAAACCGCTCGAAGAATTGCTCCAGAGCCATACCGATTTCGTAATCGATCCATCACATAGCCCAGCTCTCGTTTTTTCGTTAAGTCCGGACGAAATAAATCAAGCTGCAGTGATTCGTCGTCGACAATATTCGAAAGCGATATCGAAATTTGCCGGACGGTTTTCTTTTCGTAATGCTCATGAAACAATTCAAGGCATACCCGGTACATTTCCATCGTAATATTCGTCGGATGCTCAATTGAACGAGAGCGATGAAACCCACCACCAAATTCATCTTGACTATAGCCTAAGCCGAAACTAATCGTTCGTCCGGCCTTTTGATGATTCCGTGCTCGGCGTGCTACTTCTTCACACATCTCTAAAATAACATGCTTAATTTCTTCTTCCTTTTTATAATCTCTGAGTAGAATTTGACTTTTTCCAAAGCTAATTTGCCCTTCCATAATTGGGGCCCCAATTTCCGATAAATCCACTCCCCATGCATGATAGTGAAGCTGATTGCCCATTACACCAAATTTAACTTCCAATTTTTTTAGGTCGTAGCGAGCAAGCTGACCAATTGAAAAAACCCCCATCCGGTTTAACGTTCGTTCTACCCTTTTGCCAATTCCCCACATTTCACTCAGCGGCGTCACAGGCCAAAGCTTCGTTTGAACATCCTCATACGTCCATTCGGCAATTCCTGTTTTTTTCGCCTCTAAATCTAAGCATAACTTTGAAAGCAACATATTAGGACCAATCCCTATGGCACACGGTAACTGAAATTCTCTTTCTATATCTGATCTAATTTTCTCGGCAGTCGTATGAGCATCTCCCCATAAAGTCGACACTCCATCAATCGCTAAAAAGCTTTCATCAACTGAGTACGTATGAATAGCTTCTTTCGGAACGTAGCGGTGAAATAGACGGGTAATCTCTGTCGATATTCGGATGTAGGTCGCCATTTTCGGATTCGCCAAAATAATACGGGGATCATTTGGAATCTCAAAAAGACGGGAACCTGTTTTAATCCCGAATTCCTTCTTCAGTTTCGGAGAAGCTGCTAACACGATACTGCCCTGCCGCTCCTGATCTCCAACTACTGCTAAATAACACTCAAGAGGATTTAACCCCCTCATGACGGCCGAACAGCTGGCATAAAAGCTCTTCATATCGATGCATAAAATCTTCCGTTGTGGTAGCCTACTGTAGTCTACTGTCATGTTCTCCCCCTCAAATAGAACATTTGTTCTAATATTATTTATACCCAAAGTTTATACGAATATATGTTCGTTTACAATAAAAATTCATCTGTTATCTAAATAAATTCATATTGGAAGGCTCTTTTCGTATACATTGTGGCTATTTCATCATATTTTTGATTAAATCTTTCATTTCACTGTTGAATTCCATCAAAAATAGACGAATCTAAGCTAAATCATAGATAATAGACTGATACGAAAAGCAACAAACTTTGCGAAAACAGCCTATTGGAAAGAAAGAAAAATAAGTATAATCAATGTGTGGTGAACAAAATGGAGGGGCAGTTTCTCAAGAAAATGGTGGTGCAATGCTTTCAACAATATGGACATAGTGAGGCTTCTCTCCCTATAAACGAAGAGGATTAGGAGGACTTCTTTCACCACATCGAGAAGCAACTTCAAAGCAAATCACAAGATCTTCATGAAATCATTCAAGGTGTGGTGTATGAATATTTGATTAGCTAAATCATTGCTTAAGTAGAAAAGAATAAATTTATTGGTTAAAATCACTAATCAAAAATTTGATCGTATTAAAAAAATTAGAATAGATTGAATTCTATCGGTTTCAAAAAGAAAACGCCACTCTCATTTTCTGACGTTTCAGAAAAAAGTGGCGTTATTTTTGATAAAAGGATTTGCCTCCTAGTTTTTCAACTACACTCGGCATTATTGTATAAACTTTACTGATCACATTCATCCAGTTAGGCAAGTTGATTTCTCTTTTATTCGTAAACATATAATAAACGATTTTTCCCGCTACTACTTCAGGCTTTAGCATCCATTTTTCTACACTTTTAAGATAATTCCCGTTCCGATCAGCAACATCAAAGAAATTCGTTGCAATGGGTCCAGGGTTAACGGCCATTACTTTGACATCGAATGGCTTTAACTCCAGGCGTAAGGCGTTGGTATAACCAAGGACAGCGTGCTTCGTCGCTGC is a genomic window containing:
- a CDS encoding YolD-like family protein, with product MIRDRGRMKWTSMMLPEHVKLLRDWSKEDSFEKEKEIDEQQLEDLNIVAAEAMEYGKCVTITHYTNKRYELLVGTLHSWDAYSETFQVIDRFEAKHEVALKRIIDLRLSD
- a CDS encoding Y-family DNA polymerase; protein product: MTVDYSRLPQRKILCIDMKSFYASCSAVMRGLNPLECYLAVVGDQERQGSIVLAASPKLKKEFGIKTGSRLFEIPNDPRIILANPKMATYIRISTEITRLFHRYVPKEAIHTYSVDESFLAIDGVSTLWGDAHTTAEKIRSDIEREFQLPCAIGIGPNMLLSKLCLDLEAKKTGIAEWTYEDVQTKLWPVTPLSEMWGIGKRVERTLNRMGVFSIGQLARYDLKKLEVKFGVMGNQLHYHAWGVDLSEIGAPIMEGQISFGKSQILLRDYKKEEEIKHVILEMCEEVARRARNHQKAGRTISFGLGYSQDEFGGGFHRSRSIEHPTNITMEMYRVCLELFHEHYEKKTVRQISISLSNIVDDESLQLDLFRPDLTKKRELGYVMDRLRNRYGSGAILRAVSYTNAGTARHRARLVGGHRA